A part of Roseitalea porphyridii genomic DNA contains:
- a CDS encoding glutathione S-transferase family protein gives MGLLIDGVWHDKWYDTKKSGGRFVRSDSAFRNWVTADGSAGPTGEGGFEAEAGRYHLYVSLACPWAHRTLIFRKLKKLEDLIDVSVVHHFMGSEGWTFETDEAATGDRLFGANRLHEIYTRAKADYTGRVTVPVLWDKKRGTIVSNESAEIIRMFNSAFDGLTGDRQDFYPEALRDEIEAVNERVYHTVNNGVYKSGFATTQEAYEEAVEPLFETLDWLEDRLSRQRYLAGDRLTEADWRLFTTLVRFDPVYFGHFKCNIRRIADYDSLWAYTRELYQVPGVAETVNLHHIKAHYYGSHETVNPTRIVPVGPDIDFAAPHGRDRLPAAA, from the coding sequence ATGGGCCTTTTGATCGACGGCGTCTGGCACGACAAATGGTATGACACCAAGAAGAGCGGCGGCCGGTTCGTCCGCTCGGACTCGGCCTTCCGCAACTGGGTGACGGCCGACGGTTCCGCCGGGCCGACCGGCGAGGGCGGTTTCGAGGCCGAGGCCGGGCGGTATCATCTCTACGTCTCGCTCGCCTGCCCCTGGGCGCACCGCACGCTGATCTTCCGCAAGCTGAAAAAGCTCGAAGACCTGATCGACGTCTCCGTCGTCCACCATTTCATGGGGTCCGAGGGCTGGACCTTCGAGACCGACGAGGCCGCGACCGGGGACCGGCTGTTCGGCGCAAACCGCCTGCACGAGATCTACACGCGCGCCAAGGCCGACTATACCGGCCGCGTCACCGTTCCGGTCCTGTGGGACAAGAAGCGCGGCACGATCGTCTCCAACGAATCGGCCGAAATCATCCGCATGTTCAACTCGGCCTTTGACGGGCTGACCGGCGACCGCCAGGACTTCTATCCCGAGGCCCTGCGCGACGAGATCGAGGCGGTCAACGAGCGCGTCTACCACACCGTCAACAACGGGGTTTACAAGTCCGGCTTCGCCACCACCCAGGAGGCCTACGAGGAGGCCGTCGAGCCGCTGTTCGAGACGCTCGACTGGCTGGAGGACCGGCTCTCGCGCCAGCGCTATCTGGCCGGCGACCGGCTGACCGAGGCCGATTGGCGCCTGTTCACCACGCTGGTGCGGTTCGACCCGGTCTATTTCGGCCACTTCAAGTGCAACATCCGCCGCATCGCCGACTATGACAGCCTGTGGGCCTATACGCGCGAACTCTATCAGGTGCCGGGCGTCGCCGAGACGGTGAACCTGCATCACATCAAGGCGCACTATTACGGCAGCCACGAAACCGTCAATCCGA
- a CDS encoding GNAT family N-acetyltransferase: MTDFTIAPERAECADAIEALHEDAFGPGRFTRAAFRLREQGPHDAALSFVALSAAGELLGSVRMTPVVTGASGHHGYLLGPLAVAVAHKNRGFGRALVRRAVEETGATGTARFVLLVGDAPYYNPLGFVPVPKGRVLMPGPVDPTRLLVHPLGDKAVPGALAGMVMHESRSTTTPAPASP; this comes from the coding sequence ATGACCGATTTCACGATTGCGCCCGAACGGGCGGAGTGCGCCGACGCGATCGAAGCGTTGCACGAGGACGCCTTCGGGCCGGGCCGGTTCACGCGTGCCGCCTTTCGCCTGCGCGAGCAGGGGCCGCACGATGCGGCGCTCTCGTTCGTGGCGCTTTCTGCCGCTGGGGAACTGCTCGGCTCGGTGCGGATGACCCCGGTCGTGACGGGCGCCAGCGGTCACCATGGCTATCTGCTGGGGCCGCTGGCGGTCGCGGTGGCGCACAAGAACAGGGGGTTCGGCCGGGCGCTGGTGCGCCGGGCCGTCGAAGAAACGGGTGCGACCGGCACGGCGCGGTTCGTGCTGCTGGTCGGCGATGCGCCCTATTACAACCCGCTCGGCTTCGTGCCGGTGCCTAAGGGCCGGGTGCTGATGCCCGGGCCGGTCGATCCGACGCGCCTGCTGGTCCATCCGCTGGGCGATAAGGCGGTGCCGGGGGCGCTCGCGGGCATGGTGATGCATGAAAGCCGGTCGACGACCACGCCTGCGCCGGCTTCGCCCTGA